A single genomic interval of Deltaproteobacteria bacterium harbors:
- the tuf gene encoding elongation factor Tu (EF-Tu; promotes GTP-dependent binding of aminoacyl-tRNA to the A-site of ribosomes during protein biosynthesis; when the tRNA anticodon matches the mRNA codon, GTP hydrolysis results; the inactive EF-Tu-GDP leaves the ribosome and release of GDP is promoted by elongation factor Ts; many prokaryotes have two copies of the gene encoding EF-Tu) has translation DNVNLVVNLITPIAAEKGLHFAIREGGRTVGAGVVTEIIE, from the coding sequence GCGACAACGTGAATCTGGTCGTCAACCTCATCACCCCGATCGCCGCCGAGAAGGGTCTTCACTTCGCCATCCGCGAAGGCGGCCGCACTGTCGGCGCCGGCGTGGTGACGGAGATCATCGAGTAG